TGTGGTGGATGTCACAGCCTACGCCCAGTCAAGGTACCACCTGCAGCCCGGACATGGATGACCTTCCCCATCTGCTGAGCTTTCTGCAGAGCAAACCCACACTGCTACCAATGATGCTTGTGATGAGTTCCCATCTTACTAACGTCTGGCTCACTTCAAAGAGCATAGTTTTACTTTCTAGAAGTGGTTTTAGTATGGAAGTCAGACTTCCATGAGCTGTGTGGCAAATCCTGAAAGCTGTGCACCTGGGGCTATGGATGTGACGTCCCCAGTGCCTGTCTTTGGCATGGAGACGCGCCCAGGCGCCTCCAACAGCACCTCCCCAGAGCTCAACTTGTCCCACACACTCACTGGCGCCATCCTGGCAAACCAGACAGGCGAGCTCTCTGAGCACCAGCAGTACGTGATTGGGCTTTTCCTCTCCTGCCTCTACACCATCTTCCTCTTCCCCATTGGCTTCGTGGGGAACATCCTAATACTGGTGGTGAACATCAGCTTCCGGGAAAAGATGACAATCCCAGACCTGTACTTCATCAACCTGGCGGCAGCTGACCTCATCCTGGTGGCCGACTCCCTAATTGAGGTGTTTAACTTGGACGAGCAGTACTACGACATCACCGTGCTATGCACCTTCATGTCCCTCTTCCTGCAGATCAACATGTACAGCAGCATTTTCTTCCTCACATGGATGAGCTTTGATCGCTACATCGCCCTGGCCAAGGCCATGCGTTCCAGCCTGTTCCGCACCAAGCACCATGCCAGGCTGAGCTGTGGCCTCATCTGGATGGCTTCTGTCTCTGCCACACTGGTGCCCTTCACTGCAGTACACCTGCAGCACACGGAGGACGTCTGCTTCTGCTTTGCAGATGTCAAGGAGATCCAGTGGCTCGAGGTTACCCTGGGTTTCATCATCCCCTTCGCCATCATTGGCCTGTGTTACTCCCTTATCGTCCGGGTCCTCATCAAGGCTCACAAGCACCGAGGCTTGCGCCCCAGGAGGCAGAAAGCCCTCCGCATGATCTTTGCGGTTGTCCTTGT
This genomic window from Canis aureus isolate CA01 chromosome 8, VMU_Caureus_v.1.0, whole genome shotgun sequence contains:
- the GPER1 gene encoding G-protein coupled estrogen receptor 1 — translated: MSCVANPESCAPGAMDVTSPVPVFGMETRPGASNSTSPELNLSHTLTGAILANQTGELSEHQQYVIGLFLSCLYTIFLFPIGFVGNILILVVNISFREKMTIPDLYFINLAAADLILVADSLIEVFNLDEQYYDITVLCTFMSLFLQINMYSSIFFLTWMSFDRYIALAKAMRSSLFRTKHHARLSCGLIWMASVSATLVPFTAVHLQHTEDVCFCFADVKEIQWLEVTLGFIIPFAIIGLCYSLIVRVLIKAHKHRGLRPRRQKALRMIFAVVLVFFICWLPENVFISVHLLQRTQPGDAPCKQSFRHAYPLTGHIVNLAAFSNSCLNPLIYSFLGETFRDKLRLYIEQKTNMSALNRFCHAALKAVIPDSTEQSDVRFSSAV